In a single window of the Podospora pseudocomata strain CBS 415.72m chromosome 2 map unlocalized CBS415.72m_2, whole genome shotgun sequence genome:
- a CDS encoding uncharacterized protein (EggNog:ENOG503NUT8), with product MNNRYKSTKAVVLKCQTPLSFSFHLQITLGQLRQSSIMRTIQLVTAAITALLAHGAAAKEVAPDPAVAKIYDSGAVHEQLMAKKHATWNRELKAGHFNSKKWKSRGGDGAIRCKNGVAAVIPGDAMNTFKCNKVDFYDFVSHADLGSATGEGSSSWGWTSRDGREFVVIAQADGAAFAEINKQGKLVYLGRLPQTKGIEPLIWREIRGYKNFIIIGSEAAGHGVQVFDMSKLTKINPKKPVTFDPEKDVTSWWNDLPIGRTHNVVVNEEKQYAVAVGAAPRTSACRSGLIFIDLKDPAKPKTLGCAAGDGYVHDAQCLTYRGPDFKYWGRDICYGYNEDTLTIYDVTDKNATNIISRTSYEGAAYTHQGWVTNTAWQEFLVLDDELDEVNGVGPAASGYPITYFWDIRSLESPKQTGFFRSAAYGIDHNQFVIDGLSYQSNYGSGLRILDVSSLSRDPTGARVKEVGFFDIYPEDDALPEGGILDFVGTWSHYPFFKSGFILINTIERGAFVVKRAK from the exons GACAATTCAGCTCGTCACCGCAGCCATCACGGCCCTCTTGGCCCatggtgctgctgccaaaGAAGTCGCCCCGGACCCGGCCGTGGCCAAGATTTATGACAGTGGTGCCGTCCACGAGCAGTtgatggccaagaagcatGCCACATGGAACCGTGAGCTCAAAGCCGGTCACTTCAACTCCAAGAAATGGAAGTCGCGGGGCGGTGACGGTGCCATCCGCTGCAAGAATGGCGTTGCGGCTGTCATCCCCGGCGATGCCATGAATACGTTCAAGTGCAACAAG GTGGATTTTTACGATTTCGTGTCGCACGCTGATCTGGGATCCGCCACTGGCGAGGGTTCGTCCTCGTGGGGCTGGACCAGCCGTGATGGCCGTGAGTTTGTCGTCATCGCTCAGGCTGATGGCGCCGCCTTTGCCGAGATCAACAAACAGGGCAAGCTTGTCTACCTCGGCCGTCTTCCTCAGACCAAGGGCATTGAGCCCCTCATCTGGCGTGAGATCAGGGGGTATAAGAATTTTATCATCATCGGATCCGAGGCCGCCGGCCACGGTGTCCAGGTGTTTGATATGAGCAAGCTTACCAAGATCAACCCCAAGAAGCCCGTCACCTTTGACCCCGAGAAGGATGTCACTTCCTGGTGGAACGACCTGCCCATTGGCCGCACTCATAACGTTGTTGTCAATGAGGAAAAGCAGTATGCCGTCGCCGTCGGCGCTGCACCCCGCACCAGCGCTTGCCGGTCCGgcctcatcttcatcgatCTCAAGGACCCAGCCAAGCCCAAGACGCTCGGATGCGCCGCAGGTGACGGATACGTCCATGACGCTCAGTGCCTGACATACCGGGGTCCTGATTTCAAGTACTGGGGCCGGGACATTTGCTACGGTTACAACGAGGACACCTTGACCAT CTACGATGTTACTGACAAGAAcgccaccaacatcatctcaCGCACCAGTTACGAAGGAGCAGCCT ATACTCATCAAGGCTGGGTCACTAACACTGCCTGGCAGGAGTTCCTCgtccttgatgatgagcttgacGAGGTTAACGGTGTCGGTCCGGCTGCCAGCGGGTATCCAATCACTTACTTTTGGGACATTCGCTCTCTTGAGAGCCCCAAGCAAACTGGCTTCTTCCGGAGCGCTGCTTACGGCATTGACCACAACCAGTTTGTCATTGACGGTCTCTCTTACCAAAGCAACTACGGCTCTGGCTTGAGAATTCTAGATGTATCAAGCTTGTCCAGGGACCCTACCGGTGCCCGAGTGAAGGAGGTTGGCTTCTTTGACATTTACCCCGAGGATGATGCTCTTCCAGAGGGTGGTATCTTGGATTTCGTCGGCACTTGGAGTCACTACCCCTTCTTCAAGAGTGGATTtatcctcatcaacaccattgaACGGGGCGCCTTTGTCGTCAAAAGGGCCAAATAA